DNA sequence from the Brachybacterium sp. P6-10-X1 genome:
ACTATCCGCTGAGCTATGTCGTCGGCCGCGTCGGCGGTGACCGGGTGGAGATCACCGACCTCGCCACCCCGGGGGCGGACGCCCACGGGCTCGAGCTCTCGGTGAAGCAGGTGATGGCGGTCCAGGAGGCGGGCCTGGTGCTGCAGATCCCCGGTTACCAGACAGCGCTGGACGATGCGATCTCCTCGGGTCCGGCCGACAACGTGCTGGATGTCTCCTCGGTCGTCGAGATGCTCCCGAGCGACGGGGACGGCCACGAGGAGCACGACCACGAGATGCACACCTCGGACGGCGGGGGCGAGGAGCACGCCGAACACGACCACGGCCCCACCGACCCGCACTTCTGGCACGACCCGCTGCGCCTGGCCGAGGTGGCCGATGCGCTCGCCGCCCGCCTCGGGGAGATCGATCCCGAGGGCGCCGAGGCGTTCGCCGCCGCGGCAGCCGACGTCCGGTCCGAGCTCGAAGGGCTCGATGCCGAGCTCGGCGAACAGTTCGGGACCGTCGACGGCGAGCGCACCTTCATCACCAGCCACGCCGCCTACGCGTATCTCGCCGCCCGCTACGACCTCCACCAGGTCGGCATCGCCGGGGTGGATCCCGAGACGGAGCCGTCCCCGCAGCGTCTGCTCGAGCTCGAGGAGGTCATCGACGAGGAGGGGGTCACCACGATCTTCTTCGAGACCACCGCATCCCCGAAGGTCGCCCAGACCCTCGCGGAGAACGTCGGCGTCGACAGCGCGGAGCTGGACAACCTCGAGACCCAGCTGGACGAGGACGCCGACTACCCTGCCGTGATGCGGAACAACTGCCGGAAGCTGCTGGAGAGTTGGGCATGAGCGCCCCCGTCACCCCCGCCGCCCCCGTCCTCGAGGTCTCCTCCCTCGCCGTGACCCGGGGCGGCACCCGAGTGCTGCACGACGTCGACCTGCGGATCGAGCGCGGCGAGCTGGTCGCCCTGCTCGGGGCCAACGGCTCCGGCAAGTCCACCCTGCTGCGCGCCGTCGTCGGCGTGCTGCCCATCGAGTCGGGGACCGCTCGACTGTTCGGCCTGCCGGTGCACCGCTCCCGCGCCCATGACCGCCTCGGCTACGTCCCCCAGGACTCGATGGAGGCCGGCTCGATCCCCGCCACCGCCCGTGAGACCGTCGCCACCGGACTCCTCGGCTCCCGGTCCTGGTTCCCGCGCACCCGTGATCGGCGCGTGCTGCGGGCGCTGTCCGACGTCGGCCTCGAGGATCTCGCCGGGCGCCCCGTCACCCGCATGTCCGGCGGGCAGCGTCGCCGTGTGATGATCGCCCGCGCCCTGGTGCGCGAGCCGGAGTTCCTGGTGCTGGACGAACCCTTCTCCGGCGTCGACCTGCCCACCCAGCGCCTCATCGCCGAGCTGTTCCGCGAGCTCTCCGCCCGCGGCACCACCATCGTGGTGGTGCTGCACGAGACCGGGCCGCTGGCCGCCGACATCCATCGGGTCGTGGTCCTGGACCGCGGTCGCGTCGTCCACGACGGCGCGGAGACCGACCGTCCTCACCTCGACCCCGGCCACGACCATCTCGAGGACGCGGCGCCGTTGGACGAATGCCTCGGACAGGAGATCCACCCGGCATGATCTCCCCCTTCGACATCCTCACCTCCGACCTGATGCGGTACCCGCTGATCATCGCGGTGCTGATCGGACTGACCGCCCCCGTGGTCGGCACCTACCTGGTCCAGAAGCGTCTCTCGCTGCTCGGCGACGGCCTCGGCCACGTGGCCCTCACGGGCGTCGCGGTGGGCTGGCTGGTCGGTGCCTGGACCGCCGCCACCCCGGCCGACCTGCTCGCGATCCCGGGCGCTCTGGCAGCCTCCGTCATCGGCGCGGTCGCGATCGAGTACGTGCGCGAGGTCAGCCACACCAGCCGCGACGTGGCGCTCGCGATCATGTTCTACGGCGGCATCGCCGGCGGCGTGGTGATCATCCAGCTCGCCGGTGGCACCTCCCAGAACCTCATGGGCTATCTCTTCGGCTCGCTCTCCACGGTGACCGCCCCCGATCTGGTGATCGCCCTGGTCCTGGCGGTGGTGGTGCTCGGGATCGGGATCGGTCTGAGCAGCCTGCTGGCCGCCGTCACCGGGGACGAGGAGTTCGCTCGCGCCTCGGGTCTGCCCGTCCGCACGGTCAATGTGCTGATCGCCGTGATGGCGGCGCTGACGGTGACCCTCTCGATGCGGATCGTGGGCGCGCTCATGGTCTCGGCGCTGATGATCGTGCCGGTCGCCGCCGCCCAGCAGCTCGTGGTCGGTTTCATCCGCACCATGCGCACGGCGATGGCGATCGCCGTGGTCTGCGCGCTCGGCGGACTGCTGGTCACCGTCTACGTGGACCTGCCTCCCGGTGGCGTGATCGTGCTGCTGTCGATCGCCGTGTACGTCCTGGCGCTGCTGGCCCGAGCGGTGCTGTCGAGCCGCGGCTCGGACCCGGCGGGCGAGGGCGGGCCCGGTCCCGTCGCGGAACGGGAGGCGGCGCGCATCCGCTGATCCGCTGAGCGGGAGGCGGGACGCATCCGCTGAGCGGGAGGCGGGGCTCTGCCGAGCGGGACGCGGAAGCTGCTGAGCAC
Encoded proteins:
- a CDS encoding metal ABC transporter substrate-binding protein, with the translated sequence MTFMSPPSRRSLLSLAGLGAGAVVLAACGDGGGGGAGSQGALSVVTSNYPLSYVVGRVGGDRVEITDLATPGADAHGLELSVKQVMAVQEAGLVLQIPGYQTALDDAISSGPADNVLDVSSVVEMLPSDGDGHEEHDHEMHTSDGGGEEHAEHDHGPTDPHFWHDPLRLAEVADALAARLGEIDPEGAEAFAAAAADVRSELEGLDAELGEQFGTVDGERTFITSHAAYAYLAARYDLHQVGIAGVDPETEPSPQRLLELEEVIDEEGVTTIFFETTASPKVAQTLAENVGVDSAELDNLETQLDEDADYPAVMRNNCRKLLESWA
- a CDS encoding metal ABC transporter ATP-binding protein, translated to MSAPVTPAAPVLEVSSLAVTRGGTRVLHDVDLRIERGELVALLGANGSGKSTLLRAVVGVLPIESGTARLFGLPVHRSRAHDRLGYVPQDSMEAGSIPATARETVATGLLGSRSWFPRTRDRRVLRALSDVGLEDLAGRPVTRMSGGQRRRVMIARALVREPEFLVLDEPFSGVDLPTQRLIAELFRELSARGTTIVVVLHETGPLAADIHRVVVLDRGRVVHDGAETDRPHLDPGHDHLEDAAPLDECLGQEIHPA
- a CDS encoding metal ABC transporter permease yields the protein MISPFDILTSDLMRYPLIIAVLIGLTAPVVGTYLVQKRLSLLGDGLGHVALTGVAVGWLVGAWTAATPADLLAIPGALAASVIGAVAIEYVREVSHTSRDVALAIMFYGGIAGGVVIIQLAGGTSQNLMGYLFGSLSTVTAPDLVIALVLAVVVLGIGIGLSSLLAAVTGDEEFARASGLPVRTVNVLIAVMAALTVTLSMRIVGALMVSALMIVPVAAAQQLVVGFIRTMRTAMAIAVVCALGGLLVTVYVDLPPGGVIVLLSIAVYVLALLARAVLSSRGSDPAGEGGPGPVAEREAARIR